A window from Alphaproteobacteria bacterium encodes these proteins:
- a CDS encoding winged helix-turn-helix transcriptional regulator codes for MPPRKNVEARPPRTGPPVVDFGKLPGYVGYQVRQAQTAIFRDFERITSETGATPGEFSLLTVVNANPGINQISLVRAYRLDKSTLSHSIKRLARRGLIRRRRDPADRRYYGLWLTASGHKVLKRVTKHVEVQECGMAAALKPAEREQLLRLLQKISLAFD; via the coding sequence ATGCCGCCGCGCAAGAACGTTGAAGCGAGGCCTCCTCGGACTGGACCGCCCGTCGTCGATTTTGGCAAGTTGCCGGGCTATGTCGGTTACCAGGTGCGACAGGCGCAGACCGCCATTTTTAGGGATTTCGAACGTATCACAAGCGAAACCGGCGCGACGCCCGGGGAATTCAGTTTGCTCACCGTTGTCAACGCTAATCCCGGTATCAATCAGATCAGCCTGGTTCGCGCTTACCGGCTAGACAAGTCCACCTTGTCGCATTCGATCAAGCGGCTGGCAAGGCGCGGCCTCATCCGCCGAAGGCGCGATCCGGCGGATCGGCGATATTATGGGCTCTGGCTGACTGCATCCGGGCACAAGGTGCTGAAACGGGTGACCAAACACGTCGAGGTACAGGAATGTGGCATGGCGGCTGCCTTGAAGCCGGCCGAGCGCGAACAGCTACTTCGCCTGCTGCAGAAGATATCGCTAGCCTTCGACTGA